A genomic window from Dechloromonas sp. A34 includes:
- the tssF gene encoding type VI secretion system baseplate subunit TssF, producing MEDLLPYYERELAFLRQHSREFAERYPKLAAQLLLSGEGCDDPHVERMIQSFALLTARVSKKLEDSYPQFTEALLNVLYPHYLRPFPSCSIAYFDHGGGDLSAVASIRRGTELQSRPVKGAVCKFRTAWEVQLVPVAIGELDFDPVATAPSEVRLPVGCNAILSFSLVMRGGKVETGLRKLDKLRFYIDAEPSVASALRDALFLRQQKIYAEGADQRWRPAREGLIGEVGFASDEALIEMPDTAHGAYRYLTEYFCFPEKFNFFDLDIAALPSALLDEGKITLHITLGDLRADSDASRLMQTLTAQNLRFGCVPVVNLFAQRGDPIRVSNRQSSYPVVADGRRAYAYEVYAIDAVRRVRQTPQGEAITEFRPFFSLRHGETPDRNGYYWYAQRDEMVAESSPGYETSLSIVDADFDPVQPKTDVLSLQLTCTNRELPTLMSVGLPSGDLFLEGGSSVRAIKLLRKPTSPCRFDHRRDGQWRIISHLSLNQLSLTGNGLGAFREMLALYDLPQTAASRRQIEGVLGIDQQDKTVWMPGKPFACFVRGQEVCLTIDESSFVGSGLDIFARCIDRFLGLYVSLNSFIQLVVVSKRTGEELIRCAPRNGESILV from the coding sequence GTGGAAGACCTGCTGCCCTATTACGAGCGGGAGTTGGCCTTCCTGCGCCAGCATTCCCGCGAGTTCGCCGAGCGCTACCCAAAACTGGCCGCCCAGTTGCTGCTCTCGGGCGAAGGCTGCGACGATCCGCACGTCGAACGGATGATCCAGTCCTTCGCGCTGCTCACCGCGCGCGTCTCGAAAAAGCTGGAAGACAGTTACCCGCAGTTCACCGAAGCCCTGCTCAACGTTCTTTACCCGCATTACCTGCGGCCTTTTCCCAGTTGCTCGATCGCCTATTTTGACCACGGCGGCGGTGATCTCTCCGCGGTGGCAAGCATCCGGCGCGGCACCGAACTTCAGTCGCGACCGGTCAAGGGCGCTGTCTGCAAATTCCGTACGGCTTGGGAGGTCCAGCTGGTGCCGGTCGCCATCGGCGAACTGGATTTCGACCCGGTGGCGACGGCACCCAGCGAGGTGCGCCTGCCGGTTGGCTGCAACGCCATCCTTTCCTTTTCCCTCGTCATGCGGGGCGGCAAGGTCGAAACCGGCTTGCGCAAGCTGGACAAACTACGCTTCTATATCGATGCCGAGCCATCGGTCGCCTCGGCCTTGCGCGATGCACTCTTCCTGCGCCAGCAAAAAATCTATGCGGAGGGTGCGGACCAGCGCTGGCGCCCGGCACGGGAGGGACTGATTGGCGAAGTCGGCTTTGCCAGCGATGAGGCGCTAATCGAGATGCCGGACACGGCGCACGGTGCCTACCGCTACCTGACCGAATATTTTTGTTTTCCGGAAAAATTCAATTTCTTCGATCTCGACATCGCGGCGCTACCGTCCGCGCTGCTCGACGAAGGAAAGATCACGCTGCATATCACCCTCGGCGACCTGCGTGCCGACAGCGATGCCTCACGCCTGATGCAGACGCTGACCGCGCAGAACCTCCGTTTCGGCTGTGTGCCGGTGGTCAACCTGTTCGCCCAGCGCGGCGACCCGATCCGCGTCAGCAACCGCCAGTCGTCCTATCCGGTGGTCGCCGACGGCCGCCGCGCCTATGCCTACGAGGTCTATGCCATCGATGCGGTCCGCCGGGTACGCCAGACGCCGCAGGGCGAGGCGATTACCGAATTTCGTCCATTTTTCTCGCTGCGTCACGGCGAGACGCCGGACCGCAACGGCTATTACTGGTATGCCCAGCGCGACGAGATGGTAGCGGAAAGCAGCCCGGGCTACGAAACCTCGCTCTCCATCGTCGATGCCGATTTCGATCCGGTGCAGCCGAAGACTGACGTGCTCAGCCTGCAATTGACCTGTACCAATCGCGAACTGCCGACCTTGATGTCGGTCGGCCTGCCATCCGGCGACCTGTTTCTCGAAGGCGGTTCCAGCGTGCGTGCCATCAAGCTGCTGCGCAAACCGACCTCGCCCTGCCGCTTCGATCATCGGCGGGACGGCCAGTGGCGGATCATTTCGCACCTCTCGCTGAACCAGCTGTCGCTGACCGGCAACGGGCTGGGCGCTTTCCGGGAAATGCTGGCCCTCTACGACCTGCCGCAGACGGCGGCCAGCCGGCGGCAGATCGAGGGCGTGCTCGGTATCGACCAGCAGGACAAGACGGTCTGGATGCCCGGCAAGCCCTTTGCCTGCTTCGTGCGCGGGCAGGAAGTCTGCCTGACGATCGATGAGTCGAGCTTTGTCGGCAGCGGTCTCGATATATTCGCCCGCTGCATCGACCGCTTTCTCGGCCTCTATGTCAGCCTGAACAGCTTCATCCAGCTGGTGGTGGTTTCAAAACGAACCGGAGAGGAACTGATCCGATGCGCACCCCGCAACGGCGAGTCGATCCTGGTGTAG
- the tssE gene encoding type VI secretion system baseplate subunit TssE yields the protein MIKGFEPSLFDKLFDDLPVRAARWRLSLEQLKDSVARDLEALLNTRVLLDADCDKTFPLAARSVAGFGLSDFAGLSLSSVNDRRRICAGIATAIAAHEPRLRDVRVELELQRKTVNALYFSINAVLFVRPAQEPVAFDALLQPTSLQYSVSRHRPRAGG from the coding sequence CTGCCAGTCAGGGCTGCACGTTGGCGTCTGTCGCTGGAACAACTGAAGGATTCGGTCGCCCGTGACCTTGAAGCCTTGCTGAATACCCGGGTTCTGCTCGATGCGGATTGCGACAAGACGTTTCCTCTCGCCGCCCGCTCGGTCGCCGGTTTTGGCCTCTCGGATTTCGCCGGGCTCAGTCTGTCCAGCGTCAACGACCGCCGGCGTATCTGCGCCGGCATCGCAACGGCGATTGCCGCGCACGAGCCGCGCCTGCGCGATGTGCGCGTCGAACTGGAACTACAGCGCAAGACGGTGAATGCCCTGTATTTTTCGATCAATGCCGTGCTCTTCGTCCGGCCGGCGCAGGAGCCGGTGGCTTTCGACGCCTTGTTGCAGCCGACCAGCCTGCAATACTCGGTGAGCCGGCACCGGCCGCGCGCGGGGGGCTAA
- a CDS encoding LysM peptidoglycan-binding domain-containing protein produces MSTIYTVRAGDTFSSIARHFRCSVEGVQSENKDVNPKKLVVGSSLRIPDIRDPNGGKRPVDQGKAPDKVKQGDTSGITSKFGEFWKEVQGEAGDAYVHGVVLWHSLGDTLKGWLREIESIEAAHHTEEKKTEKLPDGTKPSPKKLKGARKRQASGTQRASIATKCCKSCVTVCTLRPMSSRPAACCFPATSAR; encoded by the coding sequence GTGAGCACCATTTACACCGTTCGCGCTGGCGATACTTTCAGTAGCATCGCACGCCATTTTCGCTGCTCTGTAGAAGGTGTCCAATCGGAAAACAAGGACGTTAACCCGAAGAAGCTGGTTGTTGGTTCCAGCCTCCGCATCCCGGACATCCGTGACCCCAACGGCGGCAAGCGCCCGGTAGATCAGGGAAAAGCTCCGGACAAAGTAAAGCAGGGCGATACGTCCGGTATTACCTCAAAATTCGGCGAATTCTGGAAAGAAGTCCAGGGCGAAGCCGGTGACGCGTATGTGCATGGCGTCGTCCTATGGCACAGTTTGGGAGACACGCTGAAGGGCTGGCTGCGCGAAATAGAATCGATTGAAGCGGCCCATCACACAGAAGAAAAGAAGACAGAAAAGCTTCCCGACGGAACCAAGCCTTCCCCAAAAAAGCTGAAGGGAGCGCGCAAACGGCAAGCCAGCGGAACTCAGCGCGCAAGCATCGCGACGAAGTGCTGCAAAAGCTGCGTGACCGTTTGTACTCTACGCCCCATGTCGTCCAGACCAGCGGCGTGCTGCTTTCCCGCAACGAGCGCAAGATGA
- a CDS encoding type VI secretion system Vgr family protein → MAATDKIIELLAGGAGWNQNARLLTLTTPAGPDVLLAETARIDEALGPVTEHAGFRIELTVLAANAHQSLTALLGQAARLDLQTSFSRTALRPFHGHITEATRLGADGGFARYRLIIEPWLAFLGHNRDHYLFQDKSVIEIVDELLSDWKGHAHLAPAWRWNLADSTAYPKRGMTVQYQESDLDFLKRLLAEEGLFCWFEHQTAEGETLGSHCLVIADHNGAFADNQQACIRYTQAGATLSEDSLDRWLGQRRIDTGELNATSWDYRSRSTRPQSAGSSESDAGLRTVAWYDPGQYAWQNSAHGERMLTNQRQAIDARRTQYRGEGTVRTGAPGTTFSLAEHPQHDRQAAEQRRFLIAAVTHQARNALTEVPLGGNLTAGVSNSAESPAVELYRNQIQAIPASMPWRPLMADAHGRRLHPRPSARGTLTAIVLGAGTPTHTDRDLRVRVQFPWQRGSQSASRGPHPAGNDNAPANDRLGVWLRVMTPVAGANWGGHLTPRPGQEVIVAFQNGNIDRPVIIGTAYNGQGQADAQGNQIGSGTQQASPNAPAFFAGEAGDHAHGASLAGIKTQQLDSSRSGQGGYNQLVFDDTPGESRIELATTEHHSQLQLGHLKQQSDNARQKDRGHGAELTTRAATALRAGSGLLISADARSGASSHQLDSREPIAQSEAAHSLTQSLAEVAGKQNAALKGDPAANQLPVAEAYKHAIEVMNTTASRGAISRSEGEIKTTQGGTGSVPAWNEPRLQFAAPGGIAQLTPKSHILVAGKNLSIASGQDTNLIAQGNHSLAVKDGLTIFTVGKASNQSKPNSETGIHLHAASGKVSLQSQSGKTTAAADKKVTLASTDASLSASAKKHLLATAKGAYLKLEGGNISVHAPGRVEFKASQKNWTGPKSVSVKALSFPQSNLSMPTATPTKGFERQYLLSDDEGYVLPHRPYRIWLKSGTFVEGYSDIDGLTQVIEADASEVTRIEILKQNGEYA, encoded by the coding sequence ATGGCGGCCACGGATAAGATCATTGAACTGCTTGCCGGCGGTGCTGGCTGGAACCAGAACGCCCGCCTGCTGACCCTGACCACGCCAGCCGGGCCGGATGTTTTGCTGGCCGAAACCGCCCGCATCGACGAAGCGCTCGGCCCGGTCACCGAACATGCCGGATTTCGCATCGAACTGACGGTCCTTGCCGCCAATGCGCATCAATCCCTAACCGCCTTGCTCGGCCAAGCGGCGCGTCTCGACCTGCAAACCAGTTTTTCCCGCACAGCGCTACGCCCCTTCCACGGCCATATCACAGAAGCCACCCGCCTCGGTGCCGATGGCGGCTTCGCCCGTTACCGGCTGATCATCGAACCCTGGCTCGCCTTCCTCGGCCACAACCGCGACCACTACCTCTTCCAGGACAAGAGCGTCATCGAAATCGTCGACGAGTTGCTGTCCGACTGGAAAGGTCATGCCCATCTGGCCCCGGCCTGGCGCTGGAATCTGGCCGACAGCACCGCATACCCCAAGCGCGGCATGACCGTGCAATACCAGGAAAGCGATCTCGATTTCCTCAAACGCCTGCTCGCCGAAGAAGGCCTCTTCTGCTGGTTCGAACACCAGACCGCCGAAGGCGAAACCCTGGGCAGCCACTGCCTCGTCATCGCCGACCACAACGGCGCCTTTGCCGACAACCAACAGGCCTGCATCCGCTATACCCAGGCCGGCGCCACGCTCAGCGAAGACAGCCTCGACCGCTGGCTTGGCCAACGGCGCATCGACACCGGCGAACTCAACGCCACCAGCTGGGACTACCGCAGCCGTTCCACCCGGCCGCAAAGCGCCGGCAGCAGCGAAAGTGACGCCGGCCTGCGCACCGTCGCCTGGTACGACCCCGGGCAATACGCCTGGCAGAACAGCGCCCACGGCGAACGCATGCTCACCAACCAGCGCCAGGCTATCGACGCCCGCCGCACGCAATACCGGGGCGAAGGCACCGTCCGTACCGGCGCGCCCGGCACCACGTTCAGCTTGGCCGAGCACCCGCAACACGACCGCCAGGCCGCCGAGCAGCGCCGCTTCCTGATCGCCGCCGTCACCCACCAGGCCCGTAACGCCCTGACAGAAGTCCCCTTGGGGGGCAATCTGACGGCCGGTGTTTCCAACAGCGCCGAAAGCCCGGCGGTCGAGCTCTATCGCAACCAGATTCAGGCCATCCCGGCTAGCATGCCCTGGCGGCCGCTGATGGCGGACGCCCACGGCCGGCGCCTTCACCCGCGGCCTAGCGCACGCGGCACCCTGACCGCCATCGTTCTCGGCGCCGGCACCCCGACCCATACCGATCGCGACCTGCGCGTCCGCGTCCAGTTCCCCTGGCAACGCGGTAGCCAGTCGGCCAGCCGCGGCCCGCATCCCGCCGGCAATGACAACGCCCCGGCCAACGACCGCCTCGGCGTCTGGTTGCGCGTCATGACCCCGGTCGCCGGCGCCAACTGGGGCGGCCACCTTACCCCGCGCCCCGGCCAGGAAGTCATCGTCGCTTTTCAGAACGGCAATATCGACCGCCCGGTCATCATCGGCACCGCCTACAACGGCCAGGGCCAGGCCGATGCCCAGGGCAACCAGATCGGCAGCGGTACGCAGCAGGCCAGCCCCAACGCCCCCGCCTTCTTTGCCGGCGAGGCGGGCGACCACGCCCACGGCGCCAGCCTCGCCGGCATCAAGACCCAGCAACTCGACAGCAGCCGCAGCGGGCAGGGCGGCTACAACCAGCTCGTCTTCGACGATACCCCCGGCGAATCGCGCATCGAACTCGCCACCACCGAACACCACAGCCAACTCCAACTCGGCCACCTCAAACAGCAAAGCGACAATGCCCGCCAAAAGGACCGCGGCCATGGCGCCGAACTCACCACCCGGGCCGCCACCGCGCTCCGCGCCGGCAGTGGCCTGCTGATCAGCGCCGACGCCAGGTCGGGCGCCAGCAGTCACCAGCTCGACAGCCGCGAACCGATCGCCCAGAGCGAAGCTGCGCACAGCCTGACGCAGAGCCTGGCCGAGGTCGCCGGTAAACAGAACGCCGCCCTCAAAGGCGATCCGGCCGCCAACCAGCTCCCGGTCGCCGAAGCCTACAAACACGCCATTGAGGTCATGAACACCACGGCCAGCCGTGGCGCCATCAGCCGCAGCGAAGGCGAAATCAAAACCACCCAGGGCGGTACCGGCAGCGTTCCCGCCTGGAACGAACCGCGCCTGCAGTTCGCCGCACCCGGCGGCATCGCCCAACTCACCCCAAAGAGCCACATTCTGGTTGCCGGCAAAAACCTCAGCATCGCCAGCGGCCAGGACACCAACCTGATCGCCCAGGGCAATCACAGCCTGGCGGTAAAAGACGGCCTGACCATTTTTACGGTGGGAAAAGCCAGCAACCAGAGCAAACCCAACAGCGAAACCGGCATCCATCTCCACGCCGCCAGCGGCAAGGTCAGTCTGCAAAGCCAGAGCGGCAAGACCACGGCGGCGGCCGACAAGAAAGTGACCCTCGCCAGCACCGACGCCAGCCTGAGCGCCAGTGCCAAGAAACACCTGCTGGCCACAGCCAAAGGGGCCTATTTGAAGCTCGAGGGCGGCAACATCAGTGTCCATGCGCCGGGGAGGGTCGAGTTCAAGGCCAGTCAGAAGAATTGGACGGGGCCGAAGAGTGTGAGCGTGAAGGCGCTTAGCTTCCCGCAAAGCAACCTTTCCATGCCAACGGCAACGCCGACGAAGGGCTTTGAACGGCAATACCTTCTCTCCGATGATGAAGGCTATGTACTGCCGCATCGCCCTTATCGGATATGGTTGAAGAGCGGTACGTTTGTCGAAGGCTACTCGGACATTGACGGTCTGACCCAGGTCATCGAGGCGGATGCGAGCGAAGTAACCCGCATCGAGATATTGAAACAGAACGGAGAGTACGCGTGA
- the tssG gene encoding type VI secretion system baseplate subunit TssG translates to MRTPQRRVDPGVVEHTLQEPERYEFFQLVRLYEMVFRKTAGTGGGNAVSERIRFRNSLRLGFAPSQVDAMVAGYRRDAEGLETGELEQVEITPSFMGMLGVNGTLPIHYTEQVIHLERFKRDASGRAFLDLFTNRAVGHFYRAWKKYKLPIQYETDRRNRFLPLILALAGLGFDALRERMGEAPGAIDDESIAFFAGLLRQRPVSAETLERALGGYFREQVVVEQFVGRWYVVPVDQRSTLGGKNAVLGSNLLAGERIWQRNLRIRIHIGPLAHERYLAFLPKGEVAAALEKILTLATGGQFEYEIRPILRAADVKPLRLGQGLGGRLGYDSFVLTRPETRDRSDTRYLTHSIQ, encoded by the coding sequence ATGCGCACCCCGCAACGGCGAGTCGATCCTGGTGTAGTCGAACACACCCTGCAGGAACCGGAACGCTATGAGTTTTTCCAGCTCGTCCGCCTTTACGAGATGGTGTTTCGCAAAACGGCGGGCACTGGCGGGGGCAATGCGGTCAGCGAGCGCATCCGTTTTCGCAATTCGCTGCGCCTCGGTTTTGCCCCCAGCCAGGTCGATGCCATGGTGGCCGGCTATCGGCGCGATGCCGAGGGGCTGGAGACGGGCGAACTCGAGCAGGTCGAGATCACCCCGAGCTTCATGGGCATGCTCGGCGTCAACGGCACGCTGCCAATCCACTACACCGAGCAGGTCATCCACCTCGAGCGCTTCAAGCGCGATGCCTCGGGCCGGGCTTTTCTGGACTTGTTCACCAATCGGGCGGTGGGTCATTTCTACCGGGCCTGGAAGAAGTACAAGCTCCCCATCCAGTATGAGACCGACCGTCGCAACCGTTTTCTGCCGCTCATCCTGGCGTTGGCCGGACTCGGCTTCGATGCGTTGCGCGAACGGATGGGCGAGGCGCCGGGGGCAATCGACGACGAATCGATTGCCTTCTTTGCCGGACTCTTGCGTCAGCGGCCGGTCTCCGCCGAAACCCTGGAGCGCGCGCTGGGCGGCTACTTCCGTGAGCAAGTGGTGGTCGAGCAATTTGTCGGCCGCTGGTATGTGGTGCCGGTCGACCAACGGTCGACGCTGGGTGGCAAGAACGCCGTGCTGGGCAGCAACCTTTTGGCTGGCGAGCGCATCTGGCAACGCAATCTGCGCATCCGTATCCACATCGGCCCGCTAGCCCACGAGCGCTATTTGGCCTTTCTGCCCAAAGGCGAAGTGGCGGCCGCCCTAGAGAAAATCCTGACGCTGGCCACGGGCGGCCAGTTCGAATACGAAATCCGGCCCATCCTGCGCGCCGCCGACGTCAAGCCCTTGAGGCTTGGCCAAGGGCTGGGCGGTCGTCTCGGCTACGACAGCTTCGTGCTGACCCGGCCGGAAACCCGTGATCGCAGCGATACCCGTTATCTCACCCATTCCATTCAATAA
- the tssH gene encoding type VI secretion system ATPase TssH: MQAATPQAGKTPALDQFTTNLTQRARDGKVDPVIGRDGEIRQVIDILMRRRQNNPILTGEAGVGKTAVVEGLALRIAADDVPPPLLGVDLHTLDMGLLQAGASVKGEFENRLKNVIDEVKKSPKPIILFIDEAHTMIGAGGQSGQNDAANLLKPALARGELRTVAATTWAEYKKYFEKDAALARRFQVVKVEEPSEPLAAAMLRGMVPLMEKHFGIRVMDEAVTEAVRLSHRYISGRQLPDKAIGVLDTACAKVALGQSATPALIDEAAKRLVRERAELAALEREAASGAWHDTRIGELKAQIAAVESDLAIYRARFAEEKTLVARILELRDQLENNEGAVEDAAPAAKPKGRRKLAVAGNGDSELDKALAQLRELQGENPMVPLQVDGHVVAEIVAAWTGIPLGKMVKDEIKTVLNLKPLLQERVIGQDHALEAIAQRVRTARANLEDPNKPKGVFLFVGPSGVGKTETALALADILYGGERKLVTINMSEYQEAHTVSGLKGSPPGYVGYGEGGVLTEAVRRNPYSVVLLDEVEKAHPDVLELFFQVFDKGVLDDAEGREIDFRNTLIILTSNVGSTQIMQSCLNKAAAELPAADALADALRPVLFKSFKPAFLGRMKVVPYYPISDEVLLSIIQLKLGRIRDRVAANHKAEFVWDDKLVDAVLGRCTEVDSGARNVDHILGGTLLPEIAEVVLGRMAEGAAVERIKVGAGKNGDFKYAIK, translated from the coding sequence CTGCAGGCGGCAACGCCGCAAGCTGGCAAGACGCCGGCGCTCGACCAGTTCACCACCAACCTGACGCAGCGCGCCCGCGACGGCAAGGTGGACCCGGTGATCGGCCGCGACGGCGAAATCCGCCAGGTCATCGACATCCTGATGCGGCGCCGCCAGAACAACCCGATCCTGACCGGCGAGGCTGGTGTCGGCAAGACGGCCGTGGTTGAGGGATTGGCCCTGCGCATCGCGGCCGATGACGTGCCGCCGCCGCTGCTCGGCGTCGATCTGCACACCCTCGACATGGGCCTGTTGCAAGCCGGGGCCAGCGTCAAGGGCGAGTTCGAGAACCGCCTGAAGAACGTCATCGACGAGGTCAAGAAAAGTCCGAAGCCGATCATCCTTTTCATCGACGAGGCCCACACCATGATCGGCGCCGGCGGGCAGTCCGGCCAGAACGATGCCGCCAACCTGCTGAAACCGGCGCTCGCCCGCGGCGAGCTGCGCACGGTCGCCGCCACCACCTGGGCCGAATACAAGAAGTACTTCGAGAAGGATGCCGCGCTGGCCCGCCGCTTCCAGGTCGTGAAAGTCGAGGAACCCAGCGAACCGCTGGCCGCCGCCATGCTGCGCGGCATGGTGCCCTTGATGGAAAAGCACTTCGGCATCCGCGTCATGGATGAAGCGGTGACCGAAGCGGTTCGTCTCTCGCACCGCTACATCAGCGGTCGGCAACTGCCGGACAAGGCGATCGGTGTGCTCGACACGGCCTGCGCCAAGGTGGCGCTCGGGCAAAGCGCGACCCCGGCATTGATCGACGAGGCCGCCAAGCGCCTTGTTCGCGAACGGGCCGAACTTGCCGCACTGGAGCGCGAAGCCGCCAGCGGCGCCTGGCACGACACGCGGATCGGCGAACTCAAGGCGCAGATCGCCGCCGTCGAATCCGATCTCGCCATTTATCGGGCGCGCTTTGCTGAAGAAAAGACACTGGTCGCCCGTATTCTCGAACTGCGCGACCAGTTGGAAAACAATGAGGGTGCGGTCGAGGATGCGGCCCCCGCAGCCAAGCCGAAAGGGCGCCGGAAGTTGGCCGTCGCCGGCAACGGGGACAGCGAGCTGGACAAGGCACTGGCTCAACTGCGCGAACTGCAGGGCGAAAATCCGATGGTGCCGTTGCAGGTGGATGGCCATGTCGTCGCCGAAATCGTCGCCGCGTGGACCGGCATTCCGCTCGGCAAGATGGTCAAGGACGAGATCAAGACCGTCCTCAACCTGAAGCCGCTGCTCCAGGAACGGGTGATCGGCCAGGATCATGCACTCGAAGCGATCGCCCAGCGCGTGCGTACTGCCCGCGCCAATCTCGAAGACCCCAACAAGCCGAAGGGGGTCTTCCTGTTCGTCGGTCCCTCCGGCGTCGGCAAGACCGAAACGGCGCTGGCCCTGGCCGACATCCTCTATGGCGGCGAACGCAAGCTGGTCACCATCAACATGAGCGAATATCAGGAAGCGCACACCGTTTCCGGCCTCAAGGGTTCGCCGCCGGGCTACGTCGGCTACGGCGAGGGCGGGGTGCTGACTGAAGCCGTGCGGCGCAATCCCTACAGTGTCGTGCTGCTCGACGAGGTCGAAAAGGCCCATCCGGATGTGCTCGAACTCTTCTTCCAGGTCTTCGACAAGGGCGTGCTCGACGACGCCGAAGGCCGCGAGATCGATTTCCGCAACACCCTGATCATCCTGACCAGCAATGTCGGCTCGACCCAGATCATGCAGTCCTGCCTGAACAAGGCGGCGGCCGAACTGCCCGCCGCCGATGCCCTGGCCGATGCGCTGCGCCCGGTGCTGTTCAAGTCCTTCAAGCCGGCCTTCCTGGGGCGCATGAAAGTCGTGCCCTATTACCCGATTTCGGACGAGGTGCTGCTCAGCATCATCCAGCTCAAGCTCGGGCGCATCCGCGATCGCGTCGCCGCCAACCACAAGGCGGAGTTCGTCTGGGACGACAAACTGGTCGACGCCGTGCTCGGCCGCTGTACCGAGGTCGATTCCGGGGCGCGCAATGTCGATCATATCCTCGGCGGCACGCTGCTGCCGGAGATCGCCGAAGTCGTGCTGGGCCGCATGGCCGAAGGCGCGGCGGTCGAACGCATCAAGGTTGGCGCCGGCAAGAACGGCGACTTCAAGTACGCCATCAAGTAA
- a CDS encoding Clp protease N-terminal domain-containing protein, with protein MSTSLKTLISKLNSTCRQAAERAASLCMGRGNYEVDLEHLLLALMEQPGCDLMSILRHSSVSPTGVERELNQEIDRFKNGNSRTPVFSTHIPKLFEQAWLIASLDARLPRIRSGHLLLALLTEPELSQLAFRGSKLLAKVKLDELKHNFDKITEGSAEAAEIAGLGNPAGSTEEGATRCRRQRRKLARRRRSTSSPPT; from the coding sequence ATGAGCACTTCTCTCAAGACTCTGATCAGCAAACTGAACAGCACCTGTCGCCAGGCCGCCGAGCGCGCCGCCAGCCTGTGCATGGGGCGCGGCAATTATGAAGTCGATCTCGAACACCTGTTGCTGGCGCTGATGGAGCAGCCCGGCTGCGACCTGATGAGCATCCTGCGCCACAGCAGTGTCAGCCCGACCGGGGTCGAGCGGGAGTTGAACCAGGAAATCGACCGCTTCAAGAATGGCAATTCCCGGACCCCCGTCTTCTCGACGCATATTCCCAAACTGTTCGAGCAGGCCTGGCTGATCGCCTCGCTCGACGCCCGACTGCCGCGCATCCGTTCCGGCCACCTGCTGCTCGCTCTGCTCACCGAGCCGGAACTGTCGCAACTAGCTTTCCGTGGCTCCAAGCTGCTCGCCAAGGTCAAGCTCGACGAACTCAAACACAATTTCGACAAGATCACTGAAGGCTCGGCCGAAGCCGCCGAAATCGCCGGTCTGGGCAACCCGGCCGGCAGCACGGAAGAGGGGGCGACCCGCTGCAGGCGGCAACGCCGCAAGCTGGCAAGACGCCGGCGCTCGACCAGTTCACCACCAACCTGA